The following proteins come from a genomic window of Gossypium raimondii isolate GPD5lz chromosome 5, ASM2569854v1, whole genome shotgun sequence:
- the LOC105768750 gene encoding phospholipase A1-Igamma1, chloroplastic, with amino-acid sequence MDKMQLSPVRHVDRQKTERPRTKRVWKLKLSVTWQRMKKALKSTLKHRLHLHLASNLSKLSTLKLNHHDMAIIKPIKHVTKKKKTIRPTMPLAQLIQLPYTAADFIDHGHAMTPTKSPIENISTRWRELHGLHNWDGLIEPLHPWLRREVVKYGEFVQGTYDAFDFDPLSEFCGSCRYNRHKLFEELGLTKHGYKVTKYIYAMSHVDVPEWLERTYCTWSKDSNWMGYVAVSGDAETARIGRRDILVAWRGTVAPTEWYTDLKTRLQRLGKTNIKVQRGFLSIYSSKGDFSRYNKLSASEQVKEEIQKLVSFFRDRGEEVSLTICGHSLGGALALLNAYDAATYVPHLFINVISFGAPRVGNIHFKEKLKELGVKTLRVVAKQDIVPKLPGFILNTILNKFTAVTGRLKWIYRHVGTQLKLDVLMSPYLTRDPDYTGSHNLETYLHLLDGYISKTSKFRWNARRDVALVNKSTDMLIKELKIPEFWYQRPFKGLVLNQYGRWVKPGRPVEHIPSPRSIGSDHNPSL; translated from the coding sequence ATGGATAAGATGCAGTTGTCACCGGTGAGACATGTCGATAGGCAGAAAACAGAAAGGCCAAGGACCAAAAGGGTATGGAAACTGAAGCTTAGTGTTACTTGGCAGCGTATGAAGAAGGCCTTGAAATCCACTCTCAAGCATCGGCTTCATCTCCATCTTGCATCAAACCTGAGCAAGCTTTCGACTCTTAAACTTAATCATCATGATATGGCTATCATCAAGCCGATTAAGCATgtaacgaaaaagaaaaagacaattCGTCCCACGATGCCATTGGCACAACTCATTCAATTGCCCTACACCGCGGCCGATTTCATCGACCACGGTCATGCAATGACTCCCACCAAGTCCCCCATCGAGAATATATCCACACGATGGCGTGAGCTTCATGGTTTGCATAATTGGGATGGCCTTATTGAGCCTCTCCACCCTTGGCTAAGGCGAGAGGTTGTCAAGTACGGAGAATTCGTCCAAGGAACGTATGATGCTTTCGACTTTGATCCTTTATCAGAGTTCTGTGGAAGCTGTAGATACAATAGGCACAAATTGTTTGAAGAACTAGGCCTTACTAAACATGGTTACAAGGTTACCAAGTACATTTATGCCATGTCCCATGTCGATGTTCCTGAATGGTTGGAGAGGACTTATTGTACTTGGAGTAAGGATTCCAACTGGATGGGATATGTTGCAGTCAGCGGAGATGCCGAAACTGCAAGGATTGGGAGGAGAGATATCCTCGTGGCATGGCGGGGCACGGTGGCTCCAACCGAGTGGTACACGGACCTCAAAACACGTCTGCAGCGTCTTGGGAAAACCAATATCAAGGTGCAAAGAGGGTTCCTCAGCATCTACTCTTCCAAGGGCGACTTCTCAAGGTACAACAAGTTGAGTGCATCGGAACAAGTCAAGGAAGAAATCCAGAAGCTTGTTAGCTTTTTCAGAGACAGAGGTGAGGAAGTTAGCTTAACAATTTGCGGTCATAGCCTTGGAGGCGCATTGGCACTCCTCAATGCCTACGATGCCGCAACGTACGTCCCCCATCTCTTCATCAACGTCATCTCTTTCGGTGCACCAAGAGTTGGGAACATACATTTCAAGGAGAAGCTCAAGGAACTAGGAGTGAAGACACTAAGGGTTGTTGCCAAGCAAGACATAGTCCCAAAGTTGCCAGGGTTCATACTCAACACCATTCTTAACAAGTTTACAGCGGTTACAGGAAGATTGAAATGGATTTACCGGCATGTTGGAACGCAGTTGAAGCTCGATGTACTCATGTCCCCATACTTAACACGTGACCCGGATTACACGGGGTCTCATAATTTGGAGACTTACCTCCATCTGTTAGATGGATACATTAGCAAGACATCAAAGTTTCGCTGGAATGCAAGAAGAGATGTTGCCTTGGTTAACAAGTCAACTGACATGTTGATAAAGGAGTTGAAGATCCCAGAGTTTTGGTATCAAAGGCCATTCAAGGGACTTGTGCTGAACCAATATGGCAGATGGGTTAAACCAGGGAGACCAGTTGAACACATCCCTTCTCCACGTAGCATCGGATCTGATCACAACCCTTCACTTTAA